The DNA region TCTGCTTCGATCCAGCTTTTCTCAAACGCGGTCTTAGAGAATTGAGCCATTTTAGGACTAAATGTTTCAAAGTTTTTCAAAATAAATTCAGCGGCTTCGTCAAAGCTGAATGATTTTTCTATAGAGTCGCCTAGAATGATCGGTGCATCCTGATCTTGCCAGTCCATTTTTTCTTTGCCAAATAGTTGAGCTTTACGTGTTAAATAGTCAATGAAAGGCTGTTTATTTTTCTGGATCGTTGCCCACATAACATCCAAGGTTTCTTTTTGCATACGATTATAATTTAGAGGTTCTTCAAGAAAATCAGTTACACCATGCAAATTGTACTGACTCAAGCGAAAACCATCTAAATGATTCAATGTATCGGCTAGCAAAGGAGCTTTTTCTTTCCAAGCTTTTTCCCATGCAGTGAATAGCTCTTCTCGAACTGCTTTGTCAGGATCACTCATCATACGATTAAATGCTTGTCCAGCTGAAAGAACTGTTTCTTTGAACGGGATAGCAATGCTTGCGACGATCGTATCGTAATGGCTGCTCCAAGCGTTAAGACCATCGAGTGATAAGGTATTGATGATGTGTTCTTCTTGTTCAGAAAGTAGTTTTTTTCCATCTCGGCGAATCTCATTCAAGCGAAAAGCAATTGCTTCAAATTCAGAAGAAGAAAGAAGTGTCGTCCAAACATCCTCTGAAATTTCTGTTAATTTTTTTGTGAAGATCGTTTCAGCTAATTGGATAGCTGGCAATAAAGCATAAAGGTCACCTGAAAGTGTTTTTGCTTTTTTATCTGAAGTATCAGCGGATAAAAGTGCATTGATAAAACTATTGCATTGTCCAAAACCATCTGAGATAATGCTTTGTAATGATAAAATTTGTTTCAATTCTTGATAGTTAGTATCTTTTTCCGGTTCCCAACGGTCAATCAATTGATGGTAGTCTTTGCTTTGATTCTGCAGCTCAAGCATCCGTTGCTCTAATTGAGTCGATTGGCTACCTCCTGGGAAAATACTATCTAAATCCCAAATTAGTGAATATGTCATAAACGTCCCTTCTTTCTTTAAATTACTTCTATAGTATAGCACAAGAAAAAGAGTTGATGATTCGTTATGTTAGGGAAATAGAGCTATATAATAGAAGAAAAGAGGAGATATTTTGAAAAAACAATTAAAAAATAGCAATTTATACATAGCTTTTGCATTTCTGATCATGGCTATCTTGTTTTTTAGCTCATCACAGACTTATGAACAGCAATCTCAGGTTGGGCTATTAGATAATGTATTGAGCAGCAAGCCGTTTGCAGCACAATTAAAAGGAATTTCATTTAGCTATGCGGGCAGTGAAGTTAGTATCAAAGCGATGGGCTATGCTAAATTTATTGAATTCTTTATTCGCAAAGGTGCACATTTTGGGACATACTTTTTGTTGGGTGGAAGCTGGTTTATTGGGTTGAATATGAAGTTAAAACAGCCGCTTCTAGTGGGAGTGGTTTCTTGGTTGGCTGCAACAGGCTATGCTGGGCTAGATGAATATCACCAGATGCTGACAGGAGGGCGTAGCCCGTTGTTTCAGGATGTCATGCTGGATTCCTTTGGTGCATTAAGTGCGGTATTTTTATGTTTGATCGTTCTTGGAATCAAGCGTTTATCTAAAAAGCGGTGATCATCATAATGCTGAACGAGTTAGATCCAAAATATAATTGTTTTATTGAAGAAAAGTGTATTTTTTTTATAAATATGCTTTTCTTTTTTTGATACTTATTATTATTATCTTATTTCAATTTCATGTATGATAGATGCCATAAGAGGGTGGAGAGCATGATTAGAAATAATTTAGGACTGATACTTTTTGATAAATAAGCAAGAACGAAAGTCCAACTGATCAGTCACTTTGATCGGTCTAAGCAATGGTGGACGATGGAAGAACTTGTGGAAGAAACAGGTATGAGCAAACGGACGATTGAAAAATATTTACTACTTATACAAGAGGAATTAATAGTGTATGATCCAACAGGTGAGTCGCGATTGATCTATGATAAGCATTTTGGTTGTTCATTGTATTTTAAGGACTCTGGTGAGATAGAGTCATTCTTGTTGTTTATCATGCAAAACACCGTGTGTTACCAATTAACATATGCGATATTTTTTGAAAATATTAGTTCAGCTGTTCAATTTGCGCAGGAAAATTATACAAGTGAATCTACGATTTGGCGAATGATCCGAGATTTCAGAGAAATTCTACAGCAATATGATCTAGATATTCAAAAAGGAAGCTTTCAATTGATCGGTGATGAATACCAAATCAGAAAGTTTGCTCATTCAGTGATTTGGAATCTATTTAAAGGCAAGCAATGGCCATTTTCACAAGTAGCCATTCAGCGAGTAGATCAAATTCTCACTAGTGTTGAAGCTTTTTTTAAAGTTGAATTGTCTACCTTAAAACGTCAGAGTATGGCTTATTTTATCGCAACTTGCCTTACCAGAAATCAAAATGGACATTCAGTAAAATGGTCTGTTGAGGTTAAGGAAAATACGGAGAATAATGAATTGTTTCAGGAATTTTCTGAATGCCTTAAAGAACATTTTGAAGAAAGCATGTGGTCAACTGCGGAAGCAGCCTTTATGTTTTCAGCCGTTTTGACAGTAGATGATTGCTACCGTGATCCAGAAATCAAAAAAAGAATTTATGATTTTCATGAAATAAATAATACTGCATTGTATCAATCTATCGTCAGTCTAAGAAAAGTGGCGGAAGAGCATTTGGATAATATCGAACTATCAGAAATCGAAGTGAACCATTTAACTCCATATGCGTTTAGCTCTCATATATTTTGCCAGATATTTAAAGGATTTGAGTTCAGTAATACCAGATACAATTATTGGAATCGTATACAACTTAAATATCCTGTACTGATCAGTAAATTAGCGAGTTTGATCGATTTACTTGCAGAGCAAACGGGTGATACTGTATTTTTTCAAAAAAATTTTTTGATTCCACGCTACCTCTTGATGTATGCGTTTATTGGTAGATTATCACAATTTGAAAAGCAAATAAGGGTTGTGTTGATCACGAACTTGCCTGTATTGGAAGAAGAGCGTGTGATTGTTCGCTTAGATGAGACGTATAAAAATGACTACAACTTAGAAGTCATACAGGAATCAGCTCTCAACGATACAGAGTACCAACTGGTGCTATCGACAAGTAAAGTACCAAAAGAAAAAATCGGAGATGTGCCTAATCTTATCTTCAATACTGAACTGACAAAAATCGACTATGCAGAACTTGATAAAGTATTATGGCAGATCGTTAAAGAAAGGTGATTTTTTTAAAAAAGAAATAAAAAAGAAATGAAACTTCAAATTTTAACAAAAAAATAGACAAAAACTGACGGATGTTAAACGCTTTCTACTGCTACTATAAGGGAGCAATTTTAGAAGTGAACTAGTTTTCTAAAATCGATTATAGTTTAGGAGAGGATAAAGATGAAAAAATTTGTTCATGGTTTATTAACGATTGTACTACTATTACAATTCGTAATGCCGCAAATTGTCATTGCTGAAACGTTGATCAATGGAGAAGAGCTACTTAGCCTTAAAAGTGCAACTCTAGACTCCGCTAGTAAAAAGGAAAGAGCTATCGTGTCTTTAAAAGTAGGGGCAAAAACAGATGATGAACAAAAAGCAGTGATTCAAGTATCCTCTGGACTAACTCTAACACCTTCTTCTACCAAGGAACTAGTAGATGCAGCCGGGGATGTTAAAGGAACGTATCAAATCACTGATAATACAGTTCAATTAACGATAAATGGTGGAGTGAATGAAGAGTTATCATTGGTGGCAGAAGGTCAAGTGCCTGAAGCTAGTAGTGAACAGCAAGTGCAATTTTCATTAGAAAATACTAGTCAAGTCGTTTCTTTACCTGAACAATGGTTTGTTACGGAGGACACATCGCTTGAATCAACGACAAAAGAATCGAGTGATCCAACTGAAACGACCTCCTCTTCTATAACAGAAACGATCCCTTCATCAGAAAATGAAGCGGTAAAAGATGTCAGTACAAGAAGAGATCCAGTAAATATCCAAGATTTTTATGATGAGCTTGGATTGACAGAGGATTTTTTGACAAATATGAAGCTGACTTATACAGATCAAGATGGTAATTCAGTTGAGAAACCAACGATCGATGATTTGATAAATTTTCATTTTGATTTCAAATTAGATGAAGCTGTTCGGGAAAAAATGCAGGCAGGGGACTATTATGAATTTGACCTTCCTGATTCTGTAAAAGTCACACAAAATCAAACATATCCCCTAAATGATGCTGAGGGTAATCATTATGCAGATGTCACAATAGGCACCGATGGAAAAATCACGATTGTTTTCACGGATGAAATCGAACATGCTTCTGATATTGAAGGGAATTTTCATTTTACAGGGGAGTTTGACAAAGACAATATTGGTGGTCCGGGGGAAATCGTGATCGTTCCTCCTGGTCACGAGGATATTGGCGAAACAGTGACGATCAAGCCGAATTATACAGGCGATAATATAGATAAAAATGGGCATTTCGATAAAGAGCATAATCCAGATAAAATCATTTGGAATGTTGATGTCAATAAAGCTTTGGATACATTGGAAAATGCAACTGTGAAAGAGAATTTTCCAGCTGGCACAACCTATGAGAGTGTCAAAGTATATCAAGTAAAAGTAGATTTTGAAGGAAATGTTGTAGAAGGTTCAGAAACATTAGCGGATCCTAGTACGTATACAGTAGATGCTGATGGGACTGTTCATTTCAACGAGACGATCGATGGTGCTTACCGTTTAGAATATACGACCAAAATCAATGAAGATGCCAAACCGAATGAAGGCGGGCTTGCATCGTTTCAAAATCAAGCAATACTGTCTTCTAAAGGAATCAAAGATGCAACAGCAGAAGCAACTGTTTCAACGAGTTATGGGGAAAAAATCGATAAAGCTAGAGGGGATTATGATTCAGATAATCAAACCATCAATTGGAAAATTCACTATAATTATGGCGAAAAAGATATCAACAATGGTTCTATAATAGATACATTTCAAGATGAACACATGTATTTGGTAGATGGGACGATCAAGCTGTACGAAGTTAGTTTCGATCAAAATGGACGTCCGGTGCGCGGAAGACAATTAGTCGAAGGGCAGGATTATACCTTAGACACTTCTTCAGGCCATGGATTTGAAATTCATTTTATCGGCACGGTAGATACAGCGGTCGATGTATTATATCAAACAGGATACGATGGTATTGTTGATGACAATACAACCATCACAAATGCAGTTAAAACAGAGACGGGGGAAGACGATACCAGCTCAGGTATTTTGAATCCACAAAACGTGATCAAAAAACTAGGCCAAGTGGACTACACAAATCATACAGTCGGCTGGAACGTGGACGTCAATTTGAATCATTAGAGTATGAACAACTGGAAAATGACCGATACGTTGAGTAAAGGGCTGACATTATTAGAAGACACACTGGTGATCTATGATAAGGATGCAAAGAAAAACTTGGTTCTCGGAACCGATTATACGTTAGATTACGATGAAGCGACAAATCAGTTCGAAATCATCTTTATAGGCAATTATGTGAAAACAGATCATGCTTTTAAAATCAGCTACACAACTGCATATGATCCGGAGGAAGTGCCGGAGAATGATCCAGATAAAAAATTTACAAACACAGCTCAAGTAACTTGGACCACTGATGGTGGAGAAACGATCACTAATGAAGATGTTGCTACGTTTAAACCGAATGAACCAACAAAATATAATGGGGCAAAATCTGGTTCCTATAATGCACAAGAAAAAGCAATTACTTGGACGGTAACAGTAAACTACGGTGATAAAGACTTAGTGAATGCTCAATTATCTGACCCGATTCCAGCCAATCAAAAATACATCTTAAATTCATTGACTATCTACCATTATACTGTTACAAGTGATGGTAATGTGATCAAAGGAAATGAATTGACACAGGAAGAATACCGTGAGTTAGGGATCGAACAGCCCTCTGCTGCAAATAACCAAACGTTGATCGTGGAATTCCCGGATAATGAGGCGGGACAATATCTGATTGAATTTAAGACGGATGTAACCAACGAACAGATCCATGCTGAGTACACAAATGACGCGGTTTTCAGTAATGATAAATATGAGGATCATACCTTACATGGGAAAGTCACTGTCAATCATGGGGATGAATTTGGTTCTAAAAGTGGAAAACAGGATGAAGATGGCTTTGTGAACTGGTCTGTCACGCTGAATGGCAGTCAGTCAAAATTATATGATGTAACTGTAGAAGATATCCCGTCAGCCAACCAGTCGATCGATTTAGACAGCTTGCATATTTTCGGTACCACTGTTGCGGTGGACGGGACGATCACGATCGATCGGACGAACGAGTTAGTCAAAGATCAGGACTATACGGTTGAATTAACGACAGATAATCAAACAGGACAACAAAAAATGACGCTTCACTTCATAAATGACTATCTAGAGTTTGATACTCCGCTGATCATGGAATACAAGAGCATGGTCTTTCTTGAAGGCAATAAAGGAACTGTTTCTAATCAAGTTCATATTACCAGTGAAGGAAAAACCGAAGTAGATGATACGTCTGACGGTAAAACAGATGTTACGGTAAGTGAAGGCGGCGGCTCCAGCTCAGGAAAACGGGGTCAGATGATTCTAAAAAAAGAAGACAACAATGGCAACATCTTGCCTAAAGGAGCAACTTTTGAATTATGGGATAAAAATAAAACACAAATTCTACGTTCAGGGACAGTTGATGAAAATGGGTTGCTCACATTTGGCAGCTTACCGTTTGGCACATACATCTTAAAAGAAACAGGGACTTTGACAGATCAAGGCTATACGATCGATCAAAGTTTAGTGGATGGAAAAAAAGTAGAGATCACTCAGGAAACAACAGATGGTGAACCGATCGTGATCAAAAATCAGCTTGGAACGGTTCAGCTAGTGAAAAAAGGGGAACAAGGACAATTATTGTCTGGTGCGGAATTTAGGTTAGAAGTCTATAACGATGAAACAGGAATTTGGCTGCCTAAGTCTGTGAATCAGAACTTGATCACTGACAATAAGGGTGTATTGACGATTCAAGGCTTAGTTCCAGGAAAATACCGACTGATCGAAACAAAAGCACCAACAGGCTATATTCTAAATACAAATCCAGTACCGTTTGAAGTCGCTGAAAATAGTGATCATCAACTGATACAGGTGGGGATGACAGATGCCTTTATCAATTATCAAGCAGCTATCCGTTTCATGAAGCTTGATGAAGCAGGCAATCCTCTGGCAGGTGCAGTCTTCGGCTTATATAAAAAAGGAAGTACAACACCTGTCGCCACTACAACCTCTAAACCTGATGGACGTGTTGTGTTCACAAATGTTGGACCAGGCACATATGAGATCAAAGAAATCAGCAATCCCAATGATTATGTCTTAAATACGCAGGTTCTTGACAATATCGTAGTTCCGGAAAGCTCTAATAAGCCGTTAGATCCAATTGTTTTGGCTGATGACTTCATTAACTACAAAGGGAGCGCAGAAATCACAAAATATGGCGAAACACCAACAGAAACAAAACTTTTAGCAGGTGTTGGATTTGTTTTGGAAGATGCGAATGGCAAGACGGTTGCCCAAGGGACGACTGATCAAAATGGACGTTATTTTGTAGATGGATTAGCACCAGGTACCTATTACTTCAGAGAAGTAAGTACGGGGCCTAATGAGGAATTTTTGATCAATACTGAAAAGGTCAAAGTGGTCATTGAACCAAATACAGTAGGAAAGCCTGAAACAGTTCAAGTAACCTTAACTGATTATCAAGGTTCGTTCAAGATAAAAAAAGTCGACAGTAAAGGCAATCCATTGGCTGGAGCAGAGTTTAGCTTATTTAAAATCAACAGAGAGCTAGTTGCTAGCGGCCTGACATCTGATTCAAATGGCATTGTTAGTTACGAAGGTCTAGCGCCTGGTCGCTACTATTTAACAGAAACAAAAGCGCCATTAGATGAAGATGGACAGGAATACGTCAAGGACGAATATCCAATCTGGCTGACTATTGAAGATGAAGCCAAAGGGAAACCTGCAACGATCGATCTAGGGGAGTTCCAAAACTTCAAAGGGAAAATCGGTTTGACTAAAACAGGTGCAGGGCATTTATCTATTGCTGGTGCAAAGTTTGCCTTATATAAAGCTAGCGGTGAAAATGGAACAGAAGAAAAACTGGTTAAAATCGACGGAAAAGAGTACATTGAAGTTGGTGAAGATGGACACATCAATATTGATAGCTTAGGTCCGGGTTATTACAAGCTGATCGAAATTGAAGCACCGGCAGGTTATGTGATCAATACACAGCCGATCTACTTTACTGTTCGTGAAGGAGAAGAAACAGATCCGCCAGTGGAAGAAGTGTCGATCGTCAACTATGAAGCATCGATCACAGCCCGGAAAGTTTCTGATGATGAATCATTAGAAACACCACCTCTCTTAAGAACTGGACTAAGCGGTGTTGAATTCCAAATCCTTGATGACAAGGGCGAGGCTGTGACTGTTTTTGACAGTAAAGGAAACGAAACGAAGACATTGATCGCTAATCAAGAGGGGATAATTTCAGCTAGCGGACTTCATGCAGGAAGGTATACATTAGTTGAAACGAAAGCACCAGATGGTTATATTTTAGAAAAAGAAGGTGTGCCGTTCACGATTATAGATCAGTCCGGGGCAACAACACCGATCAACTTAGGCGATATTGAAAATCATCACGGCAGTATCGAGATTGAAAAGAAAAATGAACATGGCGATCTTTTAAATGGCGGAAGCTTTGAAATTAGAGACGAAGACGGACAAGTCGTTACTGTCACGAATGCATTAGGATTGAAGACAAAGACATTGACTGCGCTTGATGGTAAAATCGAAGCAATAGGGTTGGTTCCAGGAAAGTATTCTCTAATTGAAACGAAAGCGCCAGATGGCTATATTTTAGAAACAAATCAAAAAATCATGCCCTTTGAGATTGCTAGATCTGAAAATGGACATCAGAAGGTGTCATTCAAAGGTACACTAACAAACTATCAAGGATCAGTCGAGTTAAACAAAATCGATAACGACAGTAAAAAAGTGTTGACAGGTGCTGAATTCAATTTATATACAAGTGAAGGAAAATTAGTTAAAAAACAACTGATCACCGATCAAAATGGACAATTATCAGTTGGCGATCTAGCACCGGGTTCTTACTATTTTGTTGAACAAAAAGCGCCGAC from Enterococcus sp. 9D6_DIV0238 includes:
- a CDS encoding collagen binding domain-containing protein, producing MKKFVHGLLTIVLLLQFVMPQIVIAETLINGEELLSLKSATLDSASKKERAIVSLKVGAKTDDEQKAVIQVSSGLTLTPSSTKELVDAAGDVKGTYQITDNTVQLTINGGVNEELSLVAEGQVPEASSEQQVQFSLENTSQVVSLPEQWFVTEDTSLESTTKESSDPTETTSSSITETIPSSENEAVKDVSTRRDPVNIQDFYDELGLTEDFLTNMKLTYTDQDGNSVEKPTIDDLINFHFDFKLDEAVREKMQAGDYYEFDLPDSVKVTQNQTYPLNDAEGNHYADVTIGTDGKITIVFTDEIEHASDIEGNFHFTGEFDKDNIGGPGEIVIVPPGHEDIGETVTIKPNYTGDNIDKNGHFDKEHNPDKIIWNVDVNKALDTLENATVKENFPAGTTYESVKVYQVKVDFEGNVVEGSETLADPSTYTVDADGTVHFNETIDGAYRLEYTTKINEDAKPNEGGLASFQNQAILSSKGIKDATAEATVSTSYGEKIDKARGDYDSDNQTINWKIHYNYGEKDINNGSIIDTFQDEHMYLVDGTIKLYEVSFDQNGRPVRGRQLVEGQDYTLDTSSGHGFEIHFIGTVDTAVDVLYQTGYDGIVDDNTTITNAVKTETGEDDTSSGILNPQNVIKKLGQVDYTNHTVGWNVDVNLNH
- a CDS encoding SpaA isopeptide-forming pilin-related protein; amino-acid sequence: MNNWKMTDTLSKGLTLLEDTLVIYDKDAKKNLVLGTDYTLDYDEATNQFEIIFIGNYVKTDHAFKISYTTAYDPEEVPENDPDKKFTNTAQVTWTTDGGETITNEDVATFKPNEPTKYNGAKSGSYNAQEKAITWTVTVNYGDKDLVNAQLSDPIPANQKYILNSLTIYHYTVTSDGNVIKGNELTQEEYRELGIEQPSAANNQTLIVEFPDNEAGQYLIEFKTDVTNEQIHAEYTNDAVFSNDKYEDHTLHGKVTVNHGDEFGSKSGKQDEDGFVNWSVTLNGSQSKLYDVTVEDIPSANQSIDLDSLHIFGTTVAVDGTITIDRTNELVKDQDYTVELTTDNQTGQQKMTLHFINDYLEFDTPLIMEYKSMVFLEGNKGTVSNQVHITSEGKTEVDDTSDGKTDVTVSEGGGSSSGKRGQMILKKEDNNGNILPKGATFELWDKNKTQILRSGTVDENGLLTFGSLPFGTYILKETGTLTDQGYTIDQSLVDGKKVEITQETTDGEPIVIKNQLGTVQLVKKGEQGQLLSGAEFRLEVYNDETGIWLPKSVNQNLITDNKGVLTIQGLVPGKYRLIETKAPTGYILNTNPVPFEVAENSDHQLIQVGMTDAFINYQAAIRFMKLDEAGNPLAGAVFGLYKKGSTTPVATTTSKPDGRVVFTNVGPGTYEIKEISNPNDYVLNTQVLDNIVVPESSNKPLDPIVLADDFINYKGSAEITKYGETPTETKLLAGVGFVLEDANGKTVAQGTTDQNGRYFVDGLAPGTYYFREVSTGPNEEFLINTEKVKVVIEPNTVGKPETVQVTLTDYQGSFKIKKVDSKGNPLAGAEFSLFKINRELVASGLTSDSNGIVSYEGLAPGRYYLTETKAPLDEDGQEYVKDEYPIWLTIEDEAKGKPATIDLGEFQNFKGKIGLTKTGAGHLSIAGAKFALYKASGENGTEEKLVKIDGKEYIEVGEDGHINIDSLGPGYYKLIEIEAPAGYVINTQPIYFTVREGEETDPPVEEVSIVNYEASITARKVSDDESLETPPLLRTGLSGVEFQILDDKGEAVTVFDSKGNETKTLIANQEGIISASGLHAGRYTLVETKAPDGYILEKEGVPFTIIDQSGATTPINLGDIENHHGSIEIEKKNEHGDLLNGGSFEIRDEDGQVVTVTNALGLKTKTLTALDGKIEAIGLVPGKYSLIETKAPDGYILETNQKIMPFEIARSENGHQKVSFKGTLTNYQGSVELNKIDNDSKKVLTGAEFNLYTSEGKLVKKQLITDQNGQLSVGDLAPGSYYFVEQKAPTGYQLSKDKQPFTIEDKANGKPTQIHLTVTNSKQPVKDHDKKTATPTSQVNISGKLANLGEQSGTSLIIIGVVVLVGLGGYIAYRKKKNK
- a CDS encoding helix-turn-helix domain-containing protein, giving the protein MEELVEETGMSKRTIEKYLLLIQEELIVYDPTGESRLIYDKHFGCSLYFKDSGEIESFLLFIMQNTVCYQLTYAIFFENISSAVQFAQENYTSESTIWRMIRDFREILQQYDLDIQKGSFQLIGDEYQIRKFAHSVIWNLFKGKQWPFSQVAIQRVDQILTSVEAFFKVELSTLKRQSMAYFIATCLTRNQNGHSVKWSVEVKENTENNELFQEFSECLKEHFEESMWSTAEAAFMFSAVLTVDDCYRDPEIKKRIYDFHEINNTALYQSIVSLRKVAEEHLDNIELSEIEVNHLTPYAFSSHIFCQIFKGFEFSNTRYNYWNRIQLKYPVLISKLASLIDLLAEQTGDTVFFQKNFLIPRYLLMYAFIGRLSQFEKQIRVVLITNLPVLEEERVIVRLDETYKNDYNLEVIQESALNDTEYQLVLSTSKVPKEKIGDVPNLIFNTELTKIDYAELDKVLWQIVKER
- a CDS encoding M3 family oligoendopeptidase translates to MTYSLIWDLDSIFPGGSQSTQLEQRMLELQNQSKDYHQLIDRWEPEKDTNYQELKQILSLQSIISDGFGQCNSFINALLSADTSDKKAKTLSGDLYALLPAIQLAETIFTKKLTEISEDVWTTLLSSSEFEAIAFRLNEIRRDGKKLLSEQEEHIINTLSLDGLNAWSSHYDTIVASIAIPFKETVLSAGQAFNRMMSDPDKAVREELFTAWEKAWKEKAPLLADTLNHLDGFRLSQYNLHGVTDFLEEPLNYNRMQKETLDVMWATIQKNKQPFIDYLTRKAQLFGKEKMDWQDQDAPIILGDSIEKSFSFDEAAEFILKNFETFSPKMAQFSKTAFEKSWIEAEDRPGKRPGGYCTELPETKESRIFMTFGNSINEVATLAHELGHAFHSSVMWDLPTLDREYAMNVAETASTFAELIVADATLKEAETPEEKINLLDTKMQNAIAMFMNIHARFIFETNFYEARKGGLLSEDDITELMLEAQKQSYQNSLGTYHPHFWASKLHFFIDDVPFYNFPYTFGYLFSMGIYAYANQQGSDFEDQYIALLRDTASMTSEDLAKKHLGVDLTKPDFWQAGIDQVIKDVNEFMELTEPYVNK
- a CDS encoding VanZ family protein, with product MKKQLKNSNLYIAFAFLIMAILFFSSSQTYEQQSQVGLLDNVLSSKPFAAQLKGISFSYAGSEVSIKAMGYAKFIEFFIRKGAHFGTYFLLGGSWFIGLNMKLKQPLLVGVVSWLAATGYAGLDEYHQMLTGGRSPLFQDVMLDSFGALSAVFLCLIVLGIKRLSKKR